In Actinoplanes derwentensis, the following proteins share a genomic window:
- a CDS encoding glycosyltransferase family protein: MIAILTSGVALGAYVPGLLLARRLNESGTAARVDVLERLFPGPIRDRIQVNRRLFHRDFRLARAAHALARDQRNLLDADLTARLLEEWTGSGVSTVVVFSGFWAPVVDAYQRTTLGLRVERCHVDAIHSPSFQAGGDIAGAGDVWLMDSRRGTVDITIPVSGEPVIPWADREPRMLVHGGGWGMGTFLTDAQRLARGGVQLDVVAHERADITFRDGTRYFTSDPDWQPWSDGGFPPFGEVRGDGSVGYRAATRCPASFDLVRQGIAVVSKPGAGTLLDSLHAATPMILLEPLGEWEEHNGRLWQRNGFAVSLDEWCSRGRPLELLGDLHRNLLRARSATPSYADRFLEGGAVPGESPAPRTRGRSQR, from the coding sequence ATGATCGCGATCCTCACCTCCGGGGTGGCGCTCGGGGCCTACGTGCCGGGACTTCTGCTCGCCCGCCGGCTGAACGAGTCCGGGACGGCCGCCCGCGTCGACGTCCTGGAGCGGCTGTTCCCGGGCCCGATCCGCGACCGTATACAGGTCAACAGGCGACTGTTCCACCGTGACTTCCGCCTCGCACGAGCAGCGCATGCTCTGGCCAGGGACCAGCGGAACCTCCTCGACGCCGACCTCACCGCCCGTCTGCTGGAGGAATGGACCGGCAGCGGGGTTTCCACCGTCGTCGTCTTCTCGGGTTTCTGGGCCCCGGTGGTCGACGCCTACCAGCGGACCACACTCGGGCTACGAGTCGAACGATGCCACGTCGACGCGATTCATTCTCCCTCGTTCCAGGCCGGAGGAGACATCGCCGGCGCCGGCGATGTCTGGCTGATGGACAGCCGCCGGGGAACCGTCGACATCACCATCCCGGTCTCCGGCGAGCCGGTCATCCCGTGGGCCGATCGCGAACCGAGGATGCTCGTGCACGGCGGCGGGTGGGGCATGGGCACCTTCCTCACCGACGCGCAGCGGCTCGCCCGAGGCGGCGTCCAGCTCGACGTCGTCGCCCACGAGCGCGCCGACATCACGTTTCGCGACGGCACCCGGTACTTCACGAGCGACCCCGACTGGCAGCCGTGGAGCGACGGCGGATTCCCGCCCTTCGGCGAGGTGAGAGGGGACGGGAGCGTCGGCTATCGGGCCGCGACGCGATGCCCCGCCTCCTTCGACCTCGTGCGCCAGGGCATCGCCGTGGTGAGCAAGCCTGGGGCCGGTACGCTGCTCGACTCGCTGCACGCGGCGACGCCGATGATCCTCCTGGAACCGCTCGGTGAGTGGGAGGAGCACAACGGCAGACTGTGGCAGCGAAACGGATTCGCTGTCTCCTTGGACGAGTGGTGTTCGCGGGGGCGGCCGCTCGAACTACTGGGCGACCTGCATCGCAACCTGCTGAGGGCGCGCTCGGCCACACCGTCCTACGCCGACCGGTTCCTGGAGGGGGGCGCGGTCCCCGGGGAGTCGCCAGCCCCCAGGACCAGGGGAAGGTCGCAGCGTTGA
- a CDS encoding radical SAM protein — translation MTTQKFKPPAKGPSWLVIQLLERCNLRCTMCYEWGENGSYLELSKLAELDEDLLLNTLKESLPARPYVEFFGGEPLLYKGIWKAMDLLREGGCQLVFPTNGTTLRSHADRLVTDSPTRIWVSLDGPEEINDRQRGRGVYQKAMRGIEEVSEQKRRTGLRYPELGITFLITPDNYLTIEQFFRDVDLSHLGAISVELQSYATPEMHRHYSLVAHDVFGVTSTPHAASYVRDPKIFADVDVDELVRQLLAVRKLCEANNVRFWTRPETVDTGTIAAYLAADWSKMNDFHQRCAIPWRYAEISARGEVTTCHTFYDITIGNIHEQSLLEIWQGDRAKKVRDHVRKELFPICPTCSRFYSLGAHPVGPQG, via the coding sequence ATGACCACCCAGAAGTTCAAGCCCCCGGCCAAGGGCCCCTCGTGGCTGGTCATCCAGCTACTCGAACGGTGCAATCTCCGATGCACCATGTGCTACGAGTGGGGAGAGAACGGCTCGTACCTGGAGCTGTCGAAGCTCGCCGAGCTTGATGAGGATCTCCTGCTGAACACGCTGAAGGAGAGCCTCCCGGCGCGGCCCTACGTCGAGTTCTTCGGCGGCGAGCCGTTGCTCTACAAGGGCATCTGGAAGGCGATGGACCTCCTGCGCGAGGGAGGCTGCCAGCTCGTCTTCCCGACCAACGGGACAACCCTTCGCAGCCACGCGGACAGACTCGTGACCGACAGCCCCACCCGGATCTGGGTCTCGCTCGACGGTCCGGAGGAGATCAACGACCGCCAGCGCGGGCGCGGGGTATATCAGAAGGCGATGCGCGGCATCGAGGAAGTCAGCGAGCAGAAGCGCCGCACCGGTCTGCGCTATCCCGAGCTGGGCATCACGTTCCTTATCACCCCCGACAACTATCTGACCATCGAGCAGTTCTTCCGCGACGTCGACCTCTCGCATCTGGGCGCCATCAGCGTCGAGCTGCAGAGCTACGCCACGCCCGAGATGCATCGCCATTACAGCCTGGTCGCACACGACGTTTTCGGCGTGACGTCGACCCCGCACGCCGCCTCGTACGTGCGTGATCCCAAGATTTTCGCCGACGTGGACGTGGACGAGCTCGTGCGCCAGCTGCTGGCGGTCCGCAAGCTCTGCGAGGCCAACAACGTGCGCTTCTGGACCAGACCGGAGACCGTCGACACCGGCACCATCGCCGCCTACCTGGCCGCCGACTGGAGCAAGATGAACGACTTCCATCAACGGTGCGCCATACCGTGGCGGTACGCGGAGATCTCCGCGCGCGGCGAGGTGACGACCTGTCACACGTTCTACGACATCACGATCGGCAACATCCACGAGCAGAGCCTGCTCGAGATCTGGCAGGGCGACCGGGCCAAGAAGGTCCGTGACCACGTACGGAAGGAACTGTTCCCGATCTGCCCGACGTGCTCCCGCTTCTACTCCCTCGGCGCGCATCCGGTCGGTCCGCAGGGATGA
- a CDS encoding acyl carrier protein produces the protein MDEMALLKQLLAEAVGDGTPAAEIDDDADIVNDIGIDSIQMITFLLSVEDALDVNLDFENLDLADLTSLRQFHTFVVSMRATAA, from the coding sequence ATGGACGAGATGGCACTTCTCAAGCAACTTCTCGCCGAAGCGGTCGGCGATGGCACACCGGCCGCCGAGATCGACGACGACGCTGACATCGTCAATGACATCGGCATCGACTCCATCCAGATGATCACCTTTCTGCTCAGCGTCGAGGACGCCCTGGACGTCAACCTCGACTTCGAGAACCTGGACCTCGCGGACCTGACCTCACTGCGCCAGTTTCACACCTTCGTGGTGTCGATGCGGGCCACGGCAGCCTGA
- a CDS encoding radical SAM protein: protein MSHPRTAKTIDSREFSDLKRTIEIRSRTKSALDADPTYASPIPDEISLQLTYKCNLRCLHCYQWNEQGFLREYSHEMQRTELGVDIIERVLTATDDNRAKLFLWGGEPLMHSKFGEVAQLLEQHPRTVTMCTNGLLMERNAESLLRIGENLNLLVSLDGLAGDHEALRGRGTFPRTVRNIERMLDLQRSGDFRGIVSVSCMVSNETVHNMYEFMEWAEELGVHSVYFQFPWYISESVAAEMDEMYAREFSWLNPPKPGERPTWHSYTYRLNPETIPVLRDSMRRLAERRWRARIRYQPQLAADEVEDFVLGTSRPAQRRSKCLAVSNRMEVHADGNVSSCKFFSEFIVGDLHEEDVVELWRGERFRRVRETLRGTGLMPVCSKCILLYLNGI, encoded by the coding sequence ATGAGCCATCCACGCACGGCCAAAACCATTGACTCACGAGAGTTCTCGGACCTCAAGCGGACCATTGAGATTCGGTCCCGAACCAAGAGCGCCCTCGACGCGGATCCCACGTACGCGTCGCCGATCCCGGACGAGATCAGCCTGCAACTGACCTACAAATGCAATTTGCGATGCCTGCACTGCTATCAATGGAACGAGCAGGGATTTCTCCGCGAGTACAGTCACGAGATGCAACGCACCGAACTCGGCGTCGACATCATCGAGCGGGTTCTGACCGCCACCGACGACAACCGCGCCAAATTGTTCCTGTGGGGCGGCGAACCGCTCATGCATTCGAAGTTCGGCGAGGTGGCACAGCTGCTGGAGCAACATCCGCGGACCGTCACCATGTGCACGAACGGGCTCCTCATGGAGCGAAACGCGGAAAGCCTGCTGCGCATCGGTGAGAACTTGAACCTTCTGGTCAGCTTGGACGGTCTCGCCGGCGATCACGAGGCGCTGCGGGGCCGGGGCACCTTCCCACGGACCGTGCGCAACATCGAGAGGATGTTGGACCTGCAGCGCAGCGGCGATTTCCGCGGCATCGTGTCGGTCTCCTGCATGGTGAGCAACGAGACGGTGCACAACATGTACGAGTTCATGGAGTGGGCTGAGGAACTCGGCGTCCACAGCGTGTACTTCCAGTTCCCGTGGTACATCAGCGAGAGCGTCGCCGCGGAGATGGACGAGATGTACGCGCGGGAGTTCTCCTGGCTAAATCCGCCGAAGCCTGGGGAGCGGCCGACCTGGCATTCGTACACCTATCGGCTGAACCCCGAGACGATTCCAGTCCTGCGCGATTCCATGAGACGCCTGGCAGAACGGCGCTGGCGAGCGCGGATCCGCTATCAACCGCAGCTTGCCGCCGACGAGGTGGAAGATTTCGTTCTCGGCACGTCGCGTCCGGCACAGCGACGGAGTAAATGCCTCGCCGTCTCCAATCGGATGGAGGTGCACGCCGACGGGAACGTGAGCTCGTGCAAATTCTTCTCCGAGTTCATCGTGGGCGACCTGCACGAGGAGGACGTCGTTGAGCTGTGGCGGGGAGAACGGTTCCGCCGAGTACGGGAGACGCTGCGCGGCACCGGGCTTATGCCGGTGTGCTCAAAATGCATCCTGCTGTATCTGAATGGAATCTGA
- a CDS encoding MupA/Atu3671 family FMN-dependent luciferase-like monooxygenase produces the protein MDFSLFYFADDGEAAGDRYRLLMEGARFADEHGFAAVWTPERHFHRFGGLFPNPAVTAAAVAATTSRVKVRAGSVVLPLHHPVRVAEEWAVIDNLSRGRAGLALASGWNPQDFLLAPEAYADRRQRTVAAVDTLRRLWRGDPYEAETPLKVYPPPVQSDIPLWLTSSGNVETFEAAGRAGTGLLTNLLTHDMDSLSDKVVKYRRAFADSGRDGRGHVVLMLHACLGDNLPAVEDLVREPLRRYLMSALDLNLRSAGPSASAATPGRQSARERAESWARTTFAPAAVDSAYLRYLTTDGLFGSVSDALAVVDRARRADVDEIACLIDFGIPAEAALHGLNYLDELRAAAQAEHRITKINL, from the coding sequence GTGGATTTCAGCTTGTTCTATTTCGCCGATGACGGCGAGGCAGCGGGAGACCGCTACCGCTTGCTCATGGAGGGCGCACGCTTCGCGGACGAGCACGGTTTCGCGGCGGTCTGGACACCGGAACGCCATTTCCACCGGTTCGGGGGCCTGTTTCCGAACCCGGCGGTCACGGCGGCGGCGGTGGCCGCCACCACCAGCCGAGTCAAGGTGCGCGCCGGAAGCGTGGTACTTCCCCTTCATCATCCGGTCCGGGTCGCCGAGGAGTGGGCCGTGATCGACAACCTCTCCCGCGGACGGGCCGGCCTCGCACTCGCCTCCGGATGGAACCCCCAGGACTTCCTCCTCGCGCCGGAAGCGTACGCGGACCGCCGACAGCGCACCGTGGCCGCCGTCGATACCCTTCGAAGACTATGGCGCGGCGACCCGTACGAGGCCGAAACGCCCCTCAAGGTCTATCCGCCACCGGTCCAGTCCGACATCCCCCTGTGGCTCACGAGCAGCGGCAACGTCGAGACCTTCGAGGCCGCGGGGCGCGCCGGCACCGGCCTTCTCACGAACCTGCTGACGCATGACATGGATTCACTGTCGGACAAGGTCGTGAAGTACCGGCGGGCGTTCGCGGACTCCGGACGTGACGGGCGTGGCCACGTCGTCCTGATGTTGCACGCCTGCCTAGGCGACAACCTCCCCGCAGTGGAGGACCTCGTGCGCGAACCGCTGCGGCGTTACCTGATGTCCGCACTCGACCTCAACCTCCGGTCCGCCGGCCCGTCCGCGAGCGCCGCGACACCGGGGCGCCAGTCCGCCAGAGAGCGGGCGGAGTCCTGGGCCCGGACCACGTTCGCCCCGGCGGCCGTCGACAGCGCCTATCTCCGCTACCTCACGACGGACGGTCTCTTCGGCTCGGTGTCAGACGCCCTGGCGGTCGTCGACCGGGCCCGCCGGGCGGACGTCGACGAGATCGCGTGCCTCATCGACTTCGGCATTCCGGCCGAGGCGGCTCTGCATGGCCTGAACTACCTGGATGAGCTGCGCGCCGCGGCCCAGGCGGAGCACCGAATCACCAAAATAAATTTGTAG
- a CDS encoding phosphotransferase family protein, translating to MESITKNRQPAEKLRAMVSRAYGPHQLPADSGQWFSELSHGLFNAVYRIRLRSGKQVVLKVAPAPEVEVMTYERGTMATELTALQLIAEHTKVPVPAVHFADRTHELCDADYFFMSYVEADNLNAVRNKLTQAQIDAYDLALGSITRELNSLHGELFGPLTGPGETTWRATFLRMIEELLGDGERRDVDLGCAYDRIRAILSAHADSLDEVTEPHFVAWDLWPGNCMVRDGEIVAIVDHERAFYGDPLMEFGFAGHELSAFGDPAVFLSGYGHTSLRPGERVRRRLYNLHLLIVQIIETEYRQHQDTGQYDWAREHLRTAVHLFDEPIR from the coding sequence ATGGAAAGCATCACCAAGAACCGGCAGCCGGCCGAGAAGCTTCGCGCGATGGTGTCTCGGGCGTACGGCCCGCATCAGCTGCCCGCCGACAGCGGGCAATGGTTCAGCGAGCTGAGTCACGGCTTGTTCAACGCGGTTTACCGGATCCGGCTGCGCTCCGGGAAGCAGGTCGTTCTGAAGGTCGCGCCGGCGCCCGAGGTCGAGGTCATGACTTACGAGCGCGGTACCATGGCGACCGAGCTGACGGCCCTCCAGCTGATCGCAGAGCACACCAAGGTTCCCGTACCCGCCGTGCATTTCGCGGACCGGACCCATGAGCTGTGCGACGCGGACTACTTCTTCATGTCCTACGTCGAGGCCGACAATCTGAACGCTGTCCGGAACAAGCTCACCCAGGCGCAGATCGACGCTTACGACCTCGCGCTCGGCTCGATCACCCGGGAACTGAACTCCCTCCACGGCGAGCTGTTCGGTCCACTGACCGGTCCGGGCGAGACCACGTGGCGTGCGACGTTCCTGCGCATGATCGAGGAGTTGCTGGGCGACGGCGAGCGGCGTGACGTCGACCTCGGCTGCGCGTACGACCGGATTCGCGCGATCCTATCGGCACACGCGGACTCCCTCGACGAGGTCACCGAACCCCACTTCGTCGCCTGGGACCTGTGGCCGGGAAACTGCATGGTGCGCGACGGCGAGATCGTGGCGATCGTGGACCATGAGCGGGCGTTCTACGGCGACCCGCTGATGGAGTTCGGATTCGCCGGCCACGAGCTGAGCGCCTTCGGCGACCCGGCCGTTTTCTTGAGCGGCTACGGGCACACGTCGCTCAGACCTGGCGAGCGGGTACGCCGTCGGCTGTACAACCTCCACCTGCTGATCGTGCAGATCATCGAGACGGAGTACCGGCAGCACCAGGACACCGGGCAGTACGACTGGGCCCGGGAACACCTGCGCACGGCCGTGCACCTGTTCGACGAGCCCATCAGGTGA
- a CDS encoding MATE family efflux transporter: MTESAKPPLASDATTALGTAPLGRLLWHTCSQTTLSVGVYGFYALTNAWFVAHGVGADAMAAVNLAAPVLLVMGAVSTTVGAGGASLVSRRLGAGDPAGAARAAGNAFAIYWLIAIAVTVSGLIALDPLLGVLGAGAGTSDYSRDYLVVLLCGTLTYTGFSSLVRAEGRQRYATALWVVAVVVQIILDPLLIYGFDLGVRGAALGTVGGQTVSALMSLWFFFGQSTRPYRVGVRDLLPRLAVLRELIGIGAPSFLAGLGATLLVVLVNRALATATVALAAYAVCARIQTFITMPQMGISQGIQPIVGYNAGRGLSERVLRVRTLALRATLGYGVLASAVLILLADPLTRIFVEEPEVALESAQVLRILAVGIAVAGVVPLTSAYFQSLGHLRPAYVISVGTLLIIKLPLVLALAVLGEVGVWFSLAAGELLSACVALLAISRLYTVTGRSETSTIRPPRS, translated from the coding sequence GTGACCGAGTCGGCGAAGCCGCCCCTGGCCTCCGACGCCACCACTGCTCTCGGCACCGCACCACTGGGACGGCTGCTCTGGCACACCTGCTCCCAGACGACCCTGTCGGTCGGTGTCTACGGCTTCTACGCCCTGACGAACGCCTGGTTCGTCGCGCACGGGGTCGGCGCGGACGCGATGGCCGCAGTCAACCTCGCCGCTCCCGTGCTGCTCGTCATGGGCGCGGTATCGACCACGGTGGGCGCGGGCGGTGCGTCTCTCGTGTCCCGTCGGCTCGGCGCGGGCGATCCAGCCGGCGCCGCGCGGGCCGCCGGTAACGCATTCGCGATCTACTGGCTGATCGCGATTGCCGTGACCGTGTCCGGGCTCATCGCCCTGGACCCGCTGCTCGGCGTGCTCGGCGCCGGTGCGGGAACCAGCGACTACAGCCGCGACTATCTCGTGGTGCTGCTGTGCGGCACGCTGACGTACACGGGCTTCTCCAGCCTGGTGCGCGCCGAGGGCCGCCAGCGATACGCCACCGCGCTTTGGGTCGTGGCCGTGGTGGTGCAGATCATCCTCGATCCGCTGCTCATCTACGGCTTCGACCTGGGAGTGCGCGGCGCGGCGCTGGGCACCGTCGGAGGCCAGACGGTGTCGGCGCTGATGAGCTTGTGGTTCTTCTTCGGCCAGTCCACGCGGCCATACCGGGTCGGCGTCCGAGATCTGCTCCCGCGCTTGGCGGTCCTCAGGGAATTGATCGGAATCGGGGCGCCGTCGTTCCTCGCGGGGCTCGGGGCGACGCTGCTGGTCGTGTTGGTCAACAGAGCCCTTGCGACCGCTACGGTCGCCTTAGCCGCATACGCCGTCTGCGCACGCATCCAAACCTTCATCACTATGCCGCAGATGGGGATCAGCCAAGGCATACAGCCGATCGTCGGTTACAACGCCGGGCGTGGGCTGTCTGAACGCGTGCTCCGCGTCCGTACCCTTGCCCTGCGGGCGACCCTGGGCTACGGCGTGTTGGCCAGCGCCGTCTTGATCCTTCTCGCGGACCCTCTCACCCGGATCTTCGTCGAGGAGCCAGAAGTCGCCCTCGAGTCCGCGCAAGTGCTGCGGATCCTGGCAGTGGGGATAGCGGTGGCTGGCGTCGTCCCCCTGACATCAGCCTACTTCCAGTCGCTCGGCCATCTCCGGCCTGCATACGTGATCTCCGTGGGCACACTGCTGATCATTAAGCTGCCCCTTGTGCTTGCCCTCGCCGTCCTGGGCGAGGTGGGTGTCTGGTTCAGCCTCGCAGCGGGCGAGCTCTTGTCGGCCTGCGTCGCGTTGCTGGCGATCTCTCGTCTCTATACGGTAACCGGGAGATCCGAAACCAGTACAATCCGACCACCTCGGTCCTAA
- a CDS encoding LacI family DNA-binding transcriptional regulator, producing the protein MPQIDPPRRRRVSMADVARLAGVSTQTVSRVSTGYSGVDGSTRRQVLAAMKELGYRPNGAARALKHGEFKTLGVMLGSLADTGSGRILESIAAQAVLAGYAITLIPVQAPTRSGFIGAFTRFDELAVDGIIILMKAQLLDEVGMALPPTLPHVVVVDSDISHRYSTVDSDHAEGVRLAVRHLLKLGHRTVWHVSGPEQSAAAIRRAVAWRSELEAAGQTIPPLLHGDWSARSGYVAGLDLADRPGCTAVLAANDQTALGLLKAFQERGKDVPEQISVVGFDDIPEATSFIPSLTTVRQDFAEVGRLCLQEILHQIRGEGSRRTQTLVPAQLVVRGSTAVSRACGTATSGSPPSASAG; encoded by the coding sequence GTGCCGCAGATCGATCCGCCGCGGCGGCGCCGGGTGTCGATGGCAGACGTTGCCCGGCTCGCTGGAGTCTCCACACAGACCGTTTCTCGCGTCTCCACTGGCTATAGCGGCGTCGACGGCAGCACCCGGCGACAGGTGCTCGCCGCCATGAAAGAGCTGGGTTATCGACCTAACGGTGCTGCGCGGGCTCTCAAACACGGCGAGTTCAAAACCCTCGGCGTGATGCTGGGCAGCCTTGCCGACACCGGCAGCGGCCGCATTCTTGAATCAATCGCCGCTCAGGCCGTGCTCGCAGGCTATGCGATCACCTTGATCCCGGTGCAGGCACCCACCCGCAGCGGCTTTATCGGCGCCTTCACTCGCTTCGACGAGCTGGCGGTTGACGGGATCATCATCCTGATGAAGGCTCAGCTGCTCGACGAGGTGGGGATGGCGTTACCGCCCACCTTGCCCCATGTCGTCGTGGTCGACTCCGACATCTCCCATCGCTACAGCACGGTGGATAGCGACCATGCGGAGGGCGTCCGCCTGGCCGTCCGCCATCTGCTGAAGTTGGGGCACCGGACGGTGTGGCACGTCAGCGGGCCTGAGCAATCGGCCGCCGCCATCCGACGGGCGGTGGCATGGCGCAGCGAGTTGGAGGCAGCGGGTCAGACGATACCTCCGCTGTTGCACGGGGACTGGTCGGCTCGATCGGGGTATGTCGCCGGCCTCGATCTGGCCGACCGGCCGGGCTGCACCGCTGTGCTCGCCGCCAACGACCAGACGGCTCTCGGTCTGCTGAAAGCTTTTCAAGAGCGAGGCAAGGATGTGCCGGAGCAGATCAGCGTCGTCGGCTTTGACGACATCCCGGAAGCCACCTCCTTCATTCCCTCGCTCACCACCGTCCGCCAGGACTTCGCCGAGGTGGGCCGCCTCTGTTTGCAGGAGATTCTGCACCAGATCCGCGGCGAAGGTTCCCGGCGGACACAGACTCTCGTGCCCGCCCAGCTCGTCGTCCGAGGCAGCACCGCTGTTAGCCGCGCCTGTGGTACCGCAACGAGTGGTTCGCCACCATCCGCATCGGCGGGCTGA